From Cygnus atratus isolate AKBS03 ecotype Queensland, Australia chromosome 1, CAtr_DNAZoo_HiC_assembly, whole genome shotgun sequence, the proteins below share one genomic window:
- the RPL24 gene encoding 60S ribosomal protein L24, with amino-acid sequence MKVELCSFSGYKIYPGHGRRYARTDGKVFQFLNAKCESAFLSKRNPRQINWTVLYRRKHKKGQSEEIQKKRTRRAVKFQRAITGASLAEIMAKRNQKPEVRKAQREQAIRAAKEAKKAKQATKKTAVSAAKAPTKAAPKQKIVKPVKVSAPRVGGKR; translated from the exons ATGAA GGTGGAGCTGTGCAGCTTCAGCGGGTACAAGATATACCCCGGGCACGGCCGCCGCTACGCCCGCACCGACGGCAAG GTTTTCCAGTTCTTGAATGCAAAATGCGagtctgcatttctttccaagAGAAACCCCCGTCAAATCAATTGGACTGTTCTGTACAGGCGTAAGCACAAGAAAGGGCAGTCA GAAGAGATACAAAAGAAGCGTACCCGCCGTGCTGTTAAGTTTCAGAGGGCTATTACTGGTGCATCTTTAGCTGAGATTATGgctaaaagaaatcagaagccTGAAGTACGAAAGGCACAGAGGGAACAAGCTATTAG GGCTGCAAAAGAAGCCAAGAAGGCTAAGCAGGCCACcaagaaaacagctgtttctgCTGCGAAG GCTCCAACAAAGGCAGCGCCTAAGCAGAAGATTGTGAAGCCAGTCAAAGTTTCTGCTCCCCGTGTTGGTGGAAAGCGTTAA